Below is a genomic region from Cryptosporangium phraense.
AACGTGAGAGCGGCGTCGCGGGTGACGTCGTCGAGACCGGCGTCGTCGAACGCCCCTAGTTCGTACTCGTACTTGGCGATCGCGCCCGGTCCCAGCGGTGGCCGGCTCGTCGAGATCTCGGCCAGCCAGGGATGACGCTCGTACAGCGCCCGGTTGTCGTCGGCGACCGCGCCCACCCGGGCGCGCCAGCTCGCGTCGGCCGGGGTCGTGCGCGCGATGGCCGCGTACACCGCGTCGAGCATGAGGTCGAGGAGCTCGGCCTTGCCGGGCACATAGGTGTAGAGCGTCATCGGCGCCACCGACAGGTCGGTCGCGATGCGGCGCATGGTGACGGCGGCCAGCCCTTCGGCGTCCGCCAGAGCGACCGCGACCGTCACGACGCGGTCGACGGTCAGCGTCGGCCGCGGGCCGCGCGACGGGGGCGGGACCGGTTCGGCGCCGCGCCAGAGCAGGGCGAGGGTCCGCGCCGGATCACCGGCGCTGCTGCGTTCTCCAGGCACGGGTCGATCTTCTCAGGCTTCTCTCCGTACGCAGTACAATGTACCCTGTACGGAGTTTCTCGACGAAGGAGTCCGGATGCGTGTGACCGCGTGCGCGGTTTCGCTCAACGTCGACGACGTCCCGGCGTCCAGCCGGTTCCTGCAGGAGCACTTCGGGTTCCGCGAGGAGATGTCGGCCGACGGCTTCTCGTCGCTGACCCGTGGCGACGCGATGAACGTGATCTATCTGCGCCGCGGGCTGGCGACGCTGCCTGCTCCTTTTCGCGACGCCCATGCCGGCGGCGTCCTCGTCGTCTTCGTCGTCGAG
It encodes:
- a CDS encoding TetR/AcrR family transcriptional regulator: MPGERSSAGDPARTLALLWRGAEPVPPPSRGPRPTLTVDRVVTVAVALADAEGLAAVTMRRIATDLSVAPMTLYTYVPGKAELLDLMLDAVYAAIARTTPADASWRARVGAVADDNRALYERHPWLAEISTSRPPLGPGAIAKYEYELGAFDDAGLDDVTRDAALTFVLGFVETCARGAAAARAAARESARSDEDWWAESGPLLAKVFDADRFPRAARIGSAAGEAQNAAYSADHAYDFGRARLLDGLSALIDA
- a CDS encoding VOC family protein encodes the protein MRVTACAVSLNVDDVPASSRFLQEHFGFREEMSADGFSSLTRGDAMNVIYLRRGLATLPAPFRDAHAGGVLVVFVVEDLDDEQARLRAEGVPITHELTEEPWGERFFQVTDPNGVIVQLVDWVTPN